The Pleuronectes platessa chromosome 13, fPlePla1.1, whole genome shotgun sequence genome includes a window with the following:
- the LOC128454429 gene encoding chemokine XC receptor 1: MAADEDFMNTNTTNTTSDPNYYSDTYGDEVCDKTSTLLFGSIFTPVFLSIVVVLSLVGNILVIVILAKYENLKLLTNAFILNLAVSDLFFTAGLPFWAYYSLDGWHLGEAACKTVNFVFYVGFYSSGVLLILMTAHRYVAVMNPLSDIVSTSGFYSVLASVIIWAASIFIASPAFVFTKVMDEKHCVFANSYWSLIGIYQQNILFLLSALVFTFCYCQIICRLVRPTARRRKNKTLKLIFTLMVVFFVGWAPYNIVIFLKSFSLWKKPAVNSEVLAAACEAETPLDYAFYVCRIMAFSHCCLNPVFYVFVGVKFKNHLKKMLKSKAHSTSHIRSRHSRLTITSVTSGEEFSVHSL, from the coding sequence ATGGCTGCGGATGAAGACTtcatgaacacaaacaccacaaacacaacctcaGACCCAAATTATTATTCCGATACCTATGGAGATGAAGTCTGTGACAAAACAAGCACCTTGCTGTTTGGCTCGATCTTCACCCCGGTGTTCCTCTCCATCGTGGTGGTCCTCAGTCTGGTCGGCAACATCCTGGTGATTGTGATCCTCGCCAAGTATGAGAATCTCAAGCTGCTCACCAACGCCTTCATCCTGAACCTGGCTGTGTCGGACCTCTTCTTCACCGCCGGTCTGCCCTTCTGGGCCTACTACAGCCTGGACGGATGGCATTTAGGGGAAGCTGCgtgcaaaacagtgaactttGTCTTCTACGTTGGCTTCTACAGCAGCGGTGTCCTCCTCATCCTGATGACCGCTCATCGCTACGTGGCTGTCATGAACCCTCTGTCTGACATCGTGTCAACCTCCGGCTTCTACAGCGTCTTAGCCTCTGTGATCATCTGGGCGGCAAGTATCTTCATCGCCAGTCCGGCCTTCGTCTTCACCAAAGTCATGGACGAGAAACACTGTGTCTTCGCAAACTCTTACTGGAGCTTAATTGGAATCTACCAGCAGAATATCCTCTTCCTGCTGAGTGCTCTGGTTTTCACCTTCTGCTATTGTCAGATCATCTGCAGGCTGGTGCGTCCTACTGCCCGGAGGAGAAAGAACAAAACCTTGAAGCTCATTTTCACCCTCATGGTCGTGTTCTTTGTGGGATGGGCACCTTACAACATAGTGATTTTTCTAAAGTCATTTAGTCTCTGGAAGAAGCCAGCGGTTAACTCAGAGGTCTTGGCTGCAGCTTGTGAGGCAGAGACACCCCTGGACTATGCTTTTTACGTCTGCCGGATTATGGCCTTTTCACACTGCTGCCTCAAccctgtgttttatgtgtttgtgggGGTTAAATTCAAGAATCACCTGAAGAAGATGCTGAAGAGCAAGGCCCACAGCACGAGTCACATCCGCAGTAGACACAGCCGACTCACAATCACATCGGTGACGAGTGGGGAAGAGTTCTCCGTGCATTCGCTGTAG